One window of the Wolbachia endosymbiont of Ctenocephalides felis wCfeJ genome contains the following:
- the nuoK gene encoding NADH-quinone oxidoreductase subunit NuoK: protein MEIGLNHFLVVAAILFTIGVCGIFINRRSIINILLSVEVLLLAININLVAFSAFMNDIVGQIFVMFVLTVAAAESGVGLAILVVYYRSRGNIDVERANLMKE, encoded by the coding sequence ATGGAAATAGGATTAAATCATTTTTTGGTAGTTGCTGCTATTTTATTCACTATCGGAGTGTGTGGTATTTTCATCAATCGCAGGAGCATAATCAACATATTATTGTCAGTAGAGGTATTATTACTGGCAATTAACATCAACCTGGTCGCTTTTTCTGCTTTTATGAATGATATAGTTGGGCAAATCTTTGTTATGTTTGTATTGACTGTTGCAGCAGCGGAATCTGGAGTAGGGCTTGCAATATTAGTTGTATATTACAGAAGCCGCGGCAATATAGATGTTGAACGAGCGAACTTAATGAAAGAATGA
- a CDS encoding NADH-quinone oxidoreductase subunit J, with protein sequence MPFFFYFFAILSILSAACMISVRNPVHAVLFLIFTFVNSAVLFVLLGAEFIAMMVLIVYIGAVAVLFLFVVMMLDIDYVKLHKGFVKHLTLSAILCVVFFLIISFVIRSSALDISNVINYNANNVKAIGNLLYTDYMYAFHLSGILLLVAIVGAIALTLQDKKKEIKRQNVLKQLTQSSSVKLVKAEFGKGVEWK encoded by the coding sequence ATGCCTTTTTTCTTTTATTTTTTTGCAATTCTCAGCATCTTATCTGCTGCTTGCATGATCAGTGTAAGAAACCCTGTCCATGCAGTGTTGTTTTTAATTTTCACCTTTGTTAACTCTGCAGTGCTTTTTGTTCTCCTTGGGGCTGAATTTATTGCTATGATGGTGCTGATAGTATACATTGGTGCAGTTGCGGTGTTATTCCTCTTTGTAGTGATGATGCTTGATATTGACTACGTAAAGTTACATAAGGGGTTTGTAAAGCATTTAACTCTTAGCGCTATATTGTGCGTTGTATTTTTTCTAATTATCAGCTTTGTAATCCGCAGCTCAGCGCTTGATATAAGCAATGTTATAAACTATAACGCCAACAACGTGAAAGCCATCGGTAATTTGCTCTATACTGACTACATGTACGCTTTTCACCTTTCTGGTATTCTGCTACTTGTTGCAATCGTAGGTGCAATTGCCCTTACTTTGCAGGACAAGAAAAAGGAAATTAAGAGACAGAATGTATTAAAGCAATTGACGCAATCCTCATCTGTAAAGTTGGTCAAAGCTGAATTTGGAAAAGGAGTAGAATGGAAATAG